The following nucleotide sequence is from Pseudobutyrivibrio ruminis HUN009.
TGATTGTCACAAACGTCGTTTTAAAACAAAGCTTATCGCCATGGCTATGAGTGGTTATGATAGAGTCATCATTGAACCATCAGGCATTTTTGATGTTGATGAATTTTTTGATGTTCTCAGAGATGAGCCACTTGATAGATGGTATGAAATCGGTACAGTTTTAACCATCGTTGATGCACGATTAGAAGATAATCTTTCTGATGATTCAGATTTCTTCTTAGCCAGCCAAATAGCAAACGCTGGGCGCATCATTCTCAGCAGAACTCAGCTTACAGACAATGAACATATCGCAAATACCAAGTCACACTTAAAATCTGCGGCAGAAAAGGCAAACCTTAATATAAATGTAGATTCTATTGTCTTTGAAAAAAATTGGGATGATTTAGATGATAACGATTTCGAATTAATTTCAAACAGCAGCTATGCTTCACGATCATACATAAAAAAAATAACCACTGATGACAGTGGTTATAAAACAGTTTATTTTCTTGAGCTCCCATTGAAAAAGGAATGCCTAAAAGAAAAAATCCTCACTCTTATGTCTGATTCTTCATTTGGCGAAATCCTCCGAGCAAAAGGCTTCTTTAATGAAGACGATACCTGGTATCAGTTCAATGTTACAAAAAATGAATTTGAACTAACACCAATGTCTGTAGGTCAGCAGGTCTTCATCGTAATCGGCGAAAACCTTAATGAAAGCAAAATCCGTGAATTTATGGAAGCCGATAATTAAGCTTCTGTTATCTTGCCTGCAATTGCTGTTGCTGCAGCTGTTGCAGGACTGGCAAGATAAATCTGTACCTTGCTAGTTCCCATTCTTCCAAGGAAATTTCTATTGTTAGTGGCAACCACCACTTCATTATCTGAAAGAATTCCTCCTCCTCTTCCACAGCACAAACCACAACCTGGAGTAGTAATAATCGCACCGGCGTCTG
It contains:
- a CDS encoding CobW family GTP-binding protein, which encodes MIKVDLITGFLGSGKTTFLKKYANYFISHGKRIGILENDYGAVNVDMLLLNDLRGENCELEMVAGGCDADCHKRRFKTKLIAMAMSGYDRVIIEPSGIFDVDEFFDVLRDEPLDRWYEIGTVLTIVDARLEDNLSDDSDFFLASQIANAGRIILSRTQLTDNEHIANTKSHLKSAAEKANLNINVDSIVFEKNWDDLDDNDFELISNSSYASRSYIKKITTDDSGYKTVYFLELPLKKECLKEKILTLMSDSSFGEILRAKGFFNEDDTWYQFNVTKNEFELTPMSVGQQVFIVIGENLNESKIREFMEADN